The following are from one region of the Pleurodeles waltl isolate 20211129_DDA chromosome 4_1, aPleWal1.hap1.20221129, whole genome shotgun sequence genome:
- the LOC138287022 gene encoding olfactory receptor 5J3-like → MRPGNWSTVTEFIMLGLTSDPNLQILLFLLLLPVYVFTLLGNISILVIVGCNTHLQTPMYFFLTQLSCLDLLYSCVIPPKMLADLLSKKKTISLHGCVTQVFFFAAIGSTEFFLLAAMAFDRYMAVCNPLLYTVTMTIRLCMHLVAGSYVGGFLHSLIHAGCLHRLTFCGPDIMNHFFCDYPVLLKLSCTDISINDLVRFVFASLVVLSSLIVILITYAFIILSILKIRTTAKRWRAASTCISHFTCVFLFYGTVLFMELRPNSSSSEEQDKVVAVISTVVIPALNPLIYSLRNQEMKETVQKMYRKISHHW, encoded by the coding sequence ATGAGACCTGGAAATTGGAGCACTGTCACTGAGTTTATCATGCTGGGTCTCACCAGTGACCCCAACCTGCAAATCCTGCTATTTCTATTATTGCTTCCAGTCTATGTTTTCACTCTTCTGGGCAACATCAGCATCCTGGTTATTGTTGGCTGCAACACTCACCTTCAGACACCCATGTATTTCTTTCTCACCCAACTATCATGCCTTGACCTTCTGTACTCTTGTGTTATTCCCCCCAAAATGCTGGCTGATCTACTGTCTAAGAAGAAGACCATCTCCCTTCATGGCTGTGTAACTCAAGTATTCTTTTTTGCAGCTATTGGCAGCACTGAATTCTTCCTCCTGGCAGCTATGGCCTTTGACCGCTATATGGCAGTATGTAACCCACTGCTGTATACAGTCACCATGACAATCCGTCTCTGCATGCATTTGGTTGCAGGGTCATACGTAGGGGGATTTCTACACTCTCTGATTCATGCAGGTTGCTTGCATCGCCTGACTTTTTGTGGTCCTGATATTATGAACCACTTTTTTTGTGATTACCCTGTGCTGCTGAAGCTGTCCTGCACTGACATTTCCATCAATGATTTAGTGCGGTTTGTTTTTGCTTCCTTAGTTGTGTTAAGTTCTCTGATTGTTATACTCATCACTTATGCCTTCATCATCCTTTCAATCCTGAAGATTCGCACAACAGCCAAGAGATGGAGAGCCGCCTCCACCTGCATCTCCCACTTCACTTGTGTCTTCCTCTTCTATGGCACTGTCCTGTTCATGGAGCTGCGGCCTAACTCAAGTTCTTCAGAAGAACAGGACAAAGTAGTAGCTGTTATCTCCACTGTGGTAATTCCTGCTCTGAACCCTCTGATCTACAGCCTGAGAAACCAAGAGATGAAAGAAACTGTGCAGAAGATGTATCGGAAAATAAGTCACCACTGGTGA